A genomic segment from Dasypus novemcinctus isolate mDasNov1 chromosome X, mDasNov1.1.hap2, whole genome shotgun sequence encodes:
- the BEX2 gene encoding protein BEX2 — protein MESKEEQEGKNLNVDNAYQENEEKDEKDQDANKRESLALPLEAGDYCVPRGSRRWIRNRQPILEYKWGMIQMLGEPQAKMREENMERLREDVRALLEKLREKQFSHSLRAVSTDPPHHDHHDEFCLMP, from the coding sequence ATGGAGTCGAAAGAGGAACAGGAGGGGAAAAATCTCAATGTGGATAATGCCTaccaagaaaatgaagaaaaggatgaaaaggatCAAGATGCTAATAAAAGAGAGTCCTTGGCACTCCCTTTGGAAGCTGGTGATTACTGTGTGCCTAGAGGAAGTCGTAGGTGGATCCGCAATAGGCAGCCCATCCTGGAGTATAAATGGGGCATGATTCAGATGCTCGGGGAACCACAGGCAAAGATGAGAGAAGAAAATATGGAAAGGCTTAGGGAAGATGTGAGAGCACTGTTGGAAAAGCTGAGGGAGAAGCAGTTCAGCCATAGTCTGCGGGCAGTTAGCACTGACCCTCCTCACCATGACCATCATGATGAGTTTTGCCTTATGCCGTGA